ATGGCTCCGCTGTAAAGAGTCGAGGCTTCCGTCGGGTCTGTGCCGTCGGTCGTATAGTAGATAGCCGCCGTCTCGTCCTCAGCCGTCAGCGTTACGGTCTGCGCTTCAGTATACTCGCCGCCCGCGGGCGTCGCGACAGGAGCAGCGACGTCAGGCGTCACGTCTTCGGATACAGGAGTATAGGCGCCGTCGTCGCTCTTCTTTGGCGTAATGCTGTAAACATGTCCGTCTTCTGTAAGCTTCACCACAGCCCCTTCTGCCGTCGGCTCTATTATCTCCCCGTTTCTTTCAAGTGAATCGAACGCTATCATGTCCTTTAACGAGGCAGCAGTACCGTCGGCGAGAGTGACGGTGTTTCTCTCGAGGTTGAACGTCCCGTCCATGCGGTGGAGTATGACTTTGTCATAGCCCAGCGGAACATTTATAAATTTGCAGTCTGTGACGTTCATCGTCCCCATATCGGTACTCGGAGGCGTAGCCCATGTGGTGTTGCCGATGAAGTATGTGTCTTCCGCCGGCGTGTCGAAGGTGCAGCCGCTTATAGTAACGACGTCGGCTTCTGTCGGGTCGTTTGCGAACACGCAGGCTTTGACGAAGGTCGTTCCGGTAATAGTTGCGTTCGTTCCCTCGCTTATACACAGGCTTCCGCCGTCGGCCGTCGAAGTTATAGTCCCGCTTGCGTCGCTGTATTTTGTATTCGGAGTGAGCGTGCAGTTGACCATCGTGAATCCTTCGCCGCATACCTCGACCGTTTTGTTGGTGTCCCCGTCAACGTCGAATTTCGGCATGATGGCGACGTCTTTAATCGTCACGTTGGAACCGAATACGGTTATAAAGTTCTGCGTCCCCCACGCTCCGTTTGCGACGGCTTCGCTGGGGTAAAGCAAAGCGTCGTCGGTCTTGCCTTCAACAGATACGTTGTCCGCGCTGATTACCAAAAAAGCATCCTGCCCGGATAAACCGTGCTCTCCTCCCATCCGTGAGAGACGGATATTCACTTCTCCGTAGACCTCTATCACGGAATTGTCCGTGACTATGCCGCTTCCTGGATTCAGAGCGTCAATCATTGCCTCCTGCTCGTATTTCGTACCGTTGATGATTACGTACCCGTCCTGCGCCAGCGCGCTGCCGCACATCGCGAGCACCGCTATGAGCGCGAGGACAAGCGCGAGCTTCCGTTTCAATACTTTCATTATCCGTTCCCCTTTCCTTCGTTCGTACTGCCGTTTTGTTTCTTCCCTTTGGACATAAAGCGACGGAGCATAGAAAATTTGCAGGACTTCCCGGAGGCATCACTCCTTTGAAAACTCCCAAAAGCAGAATCTGTATTGCGGTGCTTATGGCTGCAATTATATTCGCCGGTTCATATATATGTCAATTAAACACGTCAATATGCGCCAACAAAATGACATGTTTATTTGCTTTTTCGCTCTTTACATTCGCGCTATGTTTTTGCAAGGGGGTGTTCGCGATGTCCGTGGGTAAAACAATACGCGACCTCAGAAAAGAGAGAGGCATCAGAAGCCAGGAAGAGCTCGCATACCTCCTAGATACGGCGCGCCAGACGGTCTCGTCATGGGAACGCGACATTTGTCTGCCTGAAGGCGCGAACCTGGTGAAGCTCGCGAACGTGCTCGGAACGTCGGTGGCCCATATTTTAGGCGAAGATACGGCGCGGGGCCGCGGGCAGGGTCCGGCGCGCCCGAGGAAAGAGAAGCGCTACGCGCTGAACGCGCGCTCGCCGGAGCCTTTTTCGATTTCGATAGAACGGAGCGAGAACGGGAAAACGGTGCGGTACGATCTGCCGCCGGAGGACGCTGAGATATTTTTCCCGCTCGTCGAGCGGCTGTGGAAGAAGATCGAGAGAAAGATGGAGTCGCGGTGAGCCGCCGCGCCTCGCGAAGAAGGGCGGACGGGCGTTTCTGCGCTCCGTCCGCGTTTTGCCGGTGCGGCGTTTGCCGCGCCGGCGCGTCAGAGATCTTACTGTACGCCGGCTTTTATCGCGGTTTTTCTATAAAAAGTAACGACTGCTATTGTGCCAGATGAAACTGGGCCGGCCTCCATTCCGGTCGTGTGGTAAGTGGCGGAGGCCCCGTACAGGAGATTTGCGGGGCGACATGTGTTTATAAGAAGTTATAGCGGTTTAACCAACAAGGCGAAACATCCAGCTTTACCGTCATGTCGCGCTTGACGCGGCATCCAGCGTCTTCAAATACCCTCAGTGTGTGGGAATCAAAAGCCGCTGCGCCCCGCGTCAAGCGCGGGGTGACGCGGGCATGGCTTTAAGTTAAATATCTATATAATCTGCTGTCAGCGTGCATATACGCGGGGTGCCGGGCTGTAGCCAGCCGCCGTCCCTTGAGCGTCGGGGCGGCGGCTTTGTCGTGTGTTTCTGTTCTTCTATTCCCGTTCCCCGCTTATTATCGAGAGCAGGTCGCTGTAGACGCCGTAGGCGGTCTGTTTTATTTCCGGGTCTTTTTCTATTATCGACAGCTCGCCCATCATGTCCGTGCGTATCGTTATTATGTTCGACGTGCCGTTGACGAGCGCCTCGGGCGAGTCGAGCGGGACGAGCGACGGGGCTACGGTAAGGCGCAGCGCGCCGTCCGCCGCGCGTTCGGCGGAGCAGATGTATTTAAGGCGGAAGCCCTGCGTGCGCGCGGCTTTCAGCTCGCCGAAGGTGATGCCGCGCAGGCTCGTCACCTTCACGGCGTCTGGCGTCGCGCCGGCGTTCATCAGGACGTTGGCGAGCGCGCATATCTTCGCCGCGCCGTCCCAGCCGTCCACATCCATAGACGGGTCGGCCTCGGCGAACTGGCGGCGCTGCGCCTCTGCGACGGCTTCGTCGTAGGTGCCGCCTTTTTCCATCTCGCCGAGTATGAAATTCGTGGTCGTGTTGAGTATCCCGCGTATCCCGGTTATCTCGCAGCCGCGCAGGCAGCTCCGCGCCATGTTGAATAGCGGCGCGCCGTCGAGCACTGCCGTCTCGAAGAGGTAGCGCTTTCCGCGCTCGTCTGCGAGAGCCTTGAGCTCCGCGTACCGCCACGCCTCCGGGCCCTTGTTCGCCGTGATCACGTGCATGTCGTGCTCGAGCGCCGCGCGTATGTAGCCGGACGCAGGTTCGCCGTCTTTTACGGAGAGCGTGCTGAGTTCGATGAATATGTCCGCGCCGCAGCGCTCTATCATTTCTGGCGCGCCGCAGTCGGGCGCGAAGCCCGGATATTCGGAGTCGAAGCGCCCCAGCTCCTCTTTCATTATAAGGAGCGCGCCGAGGTCGAGCCCTTCAGGGTTTATCACCGTGCCGCGCGTGCGCGTGCAGACGCCAGTGACTATTACGCGGCAGCCGTATTCGTCCGCGAGCTGGCGCTCCTGTTCGAGCAGCATGCGCGCGAAGCGCACTCCGACGTTGCCGAAGCCCGTCATGCAGATTTTTACGGTTTTCTCCATTTCAGTCGGTCCCTCCGTTTTTTTGCAGGTGTTTCACGGCGCGGGCGGTTTTGCCTCAGAGGGCCGCCGGCGTCGTTGAGTTTGGATAGATTTTAACGCGCGCGCGGCTTTCTTGACAAGGCCGGAGGCCGCCGCTAGAATGGCCGTGAATCGGTTTCCGACTGGATTTTTTTCTCTGATATGGCGTGTCCGCGCGTCGGACGCGCCGGCGGGGGCCGCTCGTTTTTTCAATGATTTTACGTACCGCTCCGGCTTCGTCCGGCCGGCTGTTTTTTATATGAGGAGGCGTTTTTTATGGCTGATTGTAAGGATTACGGCTTTATGACGAGGGCCCTGCACGAGGGATGGAACTGCGACCCCGCGACCGGGGCGCTGGGGCTCCCGATTTACGCGACGGCGGCCTATCAGTTTCACGACGGCGCCCACGCCGCACGGCTTTTTAATCTCGAGGAAGAGGGCTTCACATATTCGCGCATAGCGAACCCGACCGTCAAGGCCTTCGAGGATACGCTCGCGTCGCTCGAGGGCGGCGTCGGCGCCGTGGCGCTCTCGTCGGGGCAGGCGGCCCTCGCGCATATCGTCGCGGCTTTGTGCGAGGCTGGGACGAACGTCGTCGTCTCGCGCAAGGTCTACGGCGGCACTCTGACGCTGCTTCAGAATTTATTCTCGCGCTTCGGTGTGGAAGCTATACTCGTAGACGGAGACCACCCGTGCCAGGCTGAGCAGGCTGTAAACGACGGAACGCGCGCTATTTTTACGGAGACGATAGGCAATCCCGTCATCAACGTCGCGCCGCTCGAAGCGCTCGCGCGCATCGCGAAACGTCAGGGCGTGCCGCTCGTCGTGGACAACACATTCGCCTCGCCCGCGCTATGCCGCCCGATAGAGTGGGGCGCGCACATAGTGTTTCATTCGACTACGAAATATATCTCCGGCTTCGGCAACATCGTCGGAGGCGCGGTGATAGACGGCGGCAATTTCGACTGGGCCGCGTGGGCGGACAAGTTCCCCGGCCTCGCGAAGCCGGACGCGGGCTATCACGGCGTGACCTTCACGGAGCGCTTCGGACGCGCGGCCTTCGCCGCGAAGCTCCGCGCCTCTATACTGCGCGACCTCGGCGGCTGCCCGTCGCCGTTCGACGCCTATCTGCTGCGCATGTCGCTCGGCACGCTCGCGCTGCGCATGAAGCGCCACAGCGAGAACGCGCTCGAAATCGCGCGCTTCCTCGAAAACCACCCGCAGGTCGAGTGGGTTCGTTATCCCGGCCTCGAAAGCCATCCGCAGCACGACATGGCGGAGGTCTACCTCAAAGACGGCTGCGGCGGCATGATGGCGGTCGAGGTCAAAGGCGGCGTGGATGCCGGACGGCGCTTCGTAGACGCGCTCAAGATGATCCACCACGCTGCGAACCTCGGCGAATCGCGCACTCTTGTGACGCACCCGGCGAGCACCACCCATTCGCAGCTCGCGCCCGAACAGCGCCGCGCGGCGGGAATTTCCGACGGGATGCTGCGCCTCAGCGTGGGTATAGAAGACGCGCGCGACATAATCGCCGACCTTGAAAGAGGGCTCGCGGCGGCCCGCTGACGGGGATGCGCGAAGAACACGCCTCCGTAGTCCTGCCGCGCGTGACGCTGCCGTCCGGCGCGTACTTTGAAGAACTCGCGCAGGCCTACGGGGATTACGGCGAAGGGGGCGAGACGATACTCGTCTGCCACGCTCTGACGGGGAGCTGGAAGCTCGCCGGAGAACGCAGAGATGGCGAACCCGAGCCGTGGTGGAGCGGCGTCGTGGGAGACGGCCTCGCGCTCGACACGCGGCGCTTCCGCGTGATATGCTTCAACAACCTCGGAAGTCCCTACGGCAGCACCTCGCCCGCGAGCGTCAATCCCGCGGACGGGCGGCGCTGGGCCATGCGGTTCCCCATACTTTCGCCGCGCGACGCGGCCTTCGCGCAGAAAGCGGCGCTCGAAGCGCTCGGCGTGAAAAAGCTGCGCGCGGTCGTCGGCGGCTCGCTCGGCGGCATGATAGCGCTCGAAGCCGCGATCTCATTCCCCGAGTTCGCGGGCAGCTGCGCGCTCATAGCCGCGCCCGACCGCTTGTACCCGCAGGCGATAGCCTTCAACGCGGTGCAGCGTCAGAGCATCATGGACGACCCTCAGTGGAACGGCGGCGACTACGAGGGCGCGGGGCCGGTCAACGGCCTCGCCGCGGCGCGGATGCTCGCGATGATAACCTACAAAAGCGAACAGACCTTCACCAGCCGCTACATGCGCGAAATGGCGGACGGCGCGTCCGGGGCGTGGGGCGGACAGTTCCAGATAGAAAGCTACCTGCGCCACCACGGGCAGGCGCTCGTCAAGCGCTTCGACGCGAACTGCTATCTTTACCTCACGCGCATGATGGACCTGCACGACATAGGCGCGGGCCGCGGCGGGCTCGACGCGGCGTGGAAACGCTTCGCGGGCCGCAGGCTGCTCGGCCTCGGCATATCGAGCGACATGCTCTTCCCCAACTGGCAGGTGGAAGAGGCCGTCCGCGCCGCCGCGAAAAACGGAGTCGCGGCATACTACGAAGAGATAGAAAGCGACAACGGCCACGACGCCTTTTTAATGGACTTCGACCAGGTGGACGATTATCTGAGGGAATTTCTGTACGGCGCGTAGCGCGCGGAGCTCCGCCGCGTGCGCCGGAGGATATAAAAACAAAACCGGGAGCGGCGCGCGGTCTCTCCCGGTTTTTGTCTATGCGGATACGGAAGGAATTTGATTGCACCGGCGCGTTGAGATACCTGCGGCATTTTCGCCGGCCGGCGCAAAGTCCCGCCGCTTGACGTTCGGTTATTTACGCCGCGCGGCTCAGCCTTTCGCGGCGTATTCGCGCGCCGCGGCTATCAGCAGGTCGTCCTCCTCGCTCGTGCGCGCGGCTATTCTTACGAACCGGCCGTCGAGGCCCGCGAAGTTTCGCGTGTGGCGCACGACTATGCCGCGTGCGAGCATGAAGCGGATGAATTTTTCGTCGTCTTCGATTTCCATGAGGAAGAAATTCGCGCAGGTCGGGCGCGCCGCGAAGCCCGCTTCGTTCAGCGCGTTCGTAAGGCGCGGTATCTCGCGCGCGTAGTATTCGCGCGTGCGGCTTTTGAGCGTTTTGTCGGCGACGCGCCAGAGCGCCGCCTGCTGCGCGAGGCCGCCGACGCTCCACTCGGGCTGGCGCGCCTTTATCTTTTTCACGGCGGCTTCGTCCGCGGCGAGAGCGCCGATGCGCGCGCCGCAGAGGTCGTAAATTTTCGTAAGCGAGCGCAGCCGCACGACGTTCGGCAAAATTTCCGGCGCGCCGCGAAGTTCCTCCGTCCAGACGAAATCGCGGTAGGCCTCGTCGATTATGAAAACTGTTCTCGGGTTGCGTTCCGCCGCCGCGTCGAGCTCCGCGTCGGGAATCAGCGCGCCGGTCGGGTTGCACGGGTTGCAGAGCCAGACGGCGGCGTTTTCCGCGCCTTCGGCCTCGCCTAGCGAGAATATGTTCCGCGTCCGCGCGCCGTAGCCTTCGAGCGCCGTGCGGTATTCGCCGTAGACGGGCTGGAGCAGGAGGTTTTCGCGCGAGGCCGCGTATGAGGCTATGATGTATATCGCTTCGTTGGAGCCGCTCGTGACGAGCAGGTTTTCCGCCGGAAGGCCGTATTCCCCGGCGAGCGCGGCGCGCAGTGCGATGCAGTCGCCGTCCGGGTAGTCTTCGAGAGCGGCGCGCAGGTCGGGGACGAAGCCCGCGCGCTGCGGCACGGCGTTGGTGTTGGTGCTGAAGTCGTAGATTTTCTCCGGTTTCGGGATTCCGAATTGTTCGTAGAGTTTTTCGGGGTTCGCCCCGTGCGCGCGGAATTCCATGTTTTTCACCTTATCGCGAATATCAGCACGGCGCATATCGCGACGGAGATGTTGAGGACGTACTGAGCGCGGAAGATGTCGTCCGGCTCCGGCTCGCGCAGGTCGTCGCCGAGCGTCGGGCGCGGCTCCCACTCGCCGCCGTAGAAGGCCCCGCCGCCGAGCTGTATGCCGAGCAGCCCCGCGAATACGCTTTCGCCGTGCGCGCTGTTCGGGCTTTTGTGGTTGAGCCTGTCACGCCGGAATGTGCGCCACGCGCGCTTCCAGTCCATGCCCGCGAGCGCGCCGGCCGCTATCGCGATGAGGCCGCCGAGCCGCGCTGGGACGAAGTTGAGCAGGTCGTCGAGCTTCGCCGCGGCCCAGCCGAAGTCGTGGTAGCGCTCGTCGTCGTAGCCTATCATCGAATCCATCGTGCTGGCGGCCTTGAAGAGCCACGCGAACAGCGCCGCCTGCCCGCAGAGCGAGCCGAGCGCCATGTAGAAGAGCACGGAGACTATGCCGTCGATGTAGCTTTCCGCTATCGTCTCGACCGTCGCGCGCACGACGCCGCTTTCGGAGAGTTGCTCCGTGTCGCGCCCGACGATGCGTCCGACCTGGCGGCGCGCCCCCTCGAGGTCGTCGTCGGCCAAAAGCCGCGCGACCGGCGCGGATTCGTCCTTGAGCGACTTGAAGGCCAGCGCCGCGTAGAGCAGATAGATGTTGACCGCGGCGTATATCCATTCGCCGAGATAGGCCGCGAAGGAGAGGACGAGCGAGACCGCCGCGCCTGCGGTAACGAGCACGGCTGCGGCGAGCATCGCGCCCCCGGCCTTCGAGCCGGGCCGTCCGTAGAAGAATTTTTCATAAAAACTTATGAGCCGCCCTATCCCCGCGACGGGGTGAGGAACGCCGCGCGGATCCCCGAACAGCGAGTCGAGCAGCAAAGCCATGATTATCTGCAAAGCGACACCTCCGAGCTTCGATCTATGCCTTCCGCATTATATTACAATGACGGTGCAAAAAACGGCGCGCCGCAAACGCGAATTAGTGGTATAGTTTTTACCATGATTATAGACTTTCATACTCACGTGTTTCCCAATACTCTGGCGCACCCCGCGATGCTCAAGCTTCACGAGCAGAGCCGCGTGCCCTACGAATCGGAGGCGAAGGTCGAAGACCTTCTCTCCGCGATGAAAGAGGCCGGCGTGGACAAGAGCGTCCTGCTGCACATAGCGACGAAGGAGAGCCAGCACCAGCACGTGCTGGAATTCGCAAAGGAGACAAATTCGGAAAAACTCATCTCCTTCGGCTCCGTCATGCCCGGCTCCGTCAGCGCGCTCGAATACGTCTGGAAAATTTCGGACGAAGGGCTGAAGGGCGTAAAGCTCCACACGCCGCTCCAGCGCATAGACGCCGACGACGAGCGCATCTTCCCCGTCTACGACCTTATACGCGCGCTGAACCTCATACTCGTCTTCCACGCGGGATGGGACGCGACCTACCGCGACGAAATGCGCTGCTCGCCGCAGATGCTTCTGAATATCCTGAAAAACTTCCCCGGTATAAAGATAATCGCCGCGCACATGGGCGGCCTGCACATGCAGAACGAGGTCATGGAATATCTCGCCGGCAAAGCCGATCTGTACTTCGACACCGCCTACACCGCCGACCCGTGGATAGACAGGCCGACGATGGAAAAAATGATACGTATGCACGGGGCCGAGCGCGTGCTCTTCGGCAGCGACTTCCCGTGGCACAAGCCGCTTCACGAGCTGGAGTTCGTCGATAGCCTCGGCCTGAGCTCCGAGGAGAAGGAGCTTATCCTCGGCGGCAACGCGCGGAGGCTGCTCGGGATATAAGAGCTCGACGGAGCCGGCGGGCTTCCTTCGCAGCGTCCGGTTCCACGCGGACGCCGCGCCGCTTTACTTCCGTCCTCGCAGTATCTCTTCCGCGAGAGCGCGCACCGCGCCCTTTACGTCGTATTCTCCGCCGAAGACGCCGACGCAGGCCGGGCAGCCCGTTTTGCAGGGGCAGGCGTTAAGCATCCCGAGCGCCGCGCGCACGAGTTCGTCCTTGACCTCGAAAGCGCCCTCGGCCAGTCCGACGCCGCCGGGTATGTTGTCGATGACGTATATCGCGGCGCGGCGGAGCTGCAGGTCCTTGAGACGGCTCGTCACGAGTATGTCGCCCCTGTCGCACATGAGGAAGAGCGGCGCGGCGTTGCGCAGCAGGTGCTCGAGCCCTTCCATCGCGACTTTCAGCTCCGCGTCTCCGGCGCGGCTCTCCGGCGTCATTATCCAGCAGGCGGTCGTGTGCATCTGTTCCTCGGGAAGATTTATCTGCCCGAAGCCGGCGTTCTCGTGCGTCGCGAGCTTTATCTTCTTGAATATCGTCGGCGTCTCCGTCACGAGCACCTCGCCCCAGCCGTAATTCCCCTGCGTCTCGAAATCGTCAGTTATGTTGATGCGCAGCGCCGCGTCGCCGTCGGTATAGTACTCGGCGTCTATCTCGCGGATGAAGCACTGCATCTTCTCCGTATCGAGCGACTCGACGATGTAGGAGCGGCCGCCGTGGAAGTATATCGCGTCGGGGAATATCAGCGTCGGGGCGGAGCGCCGGTCCATCGTGCCTATGACCTTCGGCTTCTGCGGTATCGTTATGTCGGTTATCGTGTAGTTTTCGCTCGTCGCGCTGCGCAGAGAGAGCTCCGAGGCGGGGTAGGAGTCGTCCTGCCAGTAGTAGCGTCCGCCGTCGGCCTCGGAGACTTTATGCAGCACGCCGTGATCGGCGAGATATTCGAGAATTTCGTCCACGTTCTGCACGCCGAATTTTTCTCCCGAGGCGAAAGGCAGCTCGAAGGCGGAGCATTTTACGTGGCTCACCTGTATGTACGGGTTGTACGGGTCTATGCGCGCCTTTTCCGCCGGAGCGCCGTAGAACCACTCGGGACGCGAGGCGAGGAACTGGTCGAGCGGGTCGGCGGACGCCACCATGACCGCGGCCGAAAGGCCGCCGCGCCGCCCTGCGCGCCCTATCTGCTGCCACGCCGAGGCGATGCTGCCGGGATAGCCGTGCAGAACCGCGAGGCCGAGCGAGCCGATGTCTATGCCGAGCTCGAGCGCGTTCGTCGAGACGACGCCTTTAAGCGCGCCGCTGCGCAGGTCGGCCTCTATCTTGCGGCGCTCCTTCGGCAGATAGCCGCCGCGGTAGCCCATTATCATCATAGGGTCGGCTCCGCGCTTCGCGAGGCCGCCGCGTATCAATGTCAGCAGCAGCTCGACGTTGAGCCGCGAGCGCGTGAAGACTATCGTGCTTATGCCCGAGGCAAGCGCCTCCGTCGCTATCTTCGCCGTCTCGAAGAGCGACGAGCGCCTCATGCCCGTGTTGCGGTCTATCACGGGCGGGTTGTAGATGACGAGCTCCTTCTCCGAAAGCGGCGCTCCGCTCTCCGTTATCAGCTCCATCTTCCGCCCCGTCAGCGCTTCGGCGTGTTCGGCGGGGTTGGCGATGGTCGCGGAGCAGCAGATGAAGGTCGGGCGCGAGCCGTAAAATTCGCAGATACGCGCGAGACGGCAGAAAAGGTTGGCGAGGTGCGAGCCGAATATGCCGCGATAGGTGTGCAGCTCGTCAACGACGATGTATTGCAGATTCTGAAAATAATCGGACCATTTCGTGTGGTGGGGAAGTATGCCGGAGTTCAGCATGTCCGGGTTCGTTATGACTACGTGCCCCTCCGTGCGCGCGAGGCGGCGCTTGACCGGCTCCGTGTCGCCGTCG
The window above is part of the Cloacibacillus sp. An23 genome. Proteins encoded here:
- a CDS encoding DEAD/DEAH box helicase, which encodes MLENYFAKKKPGVEDIVRYVSELGGRRPAIKRFPAKTAVFGSFGDLDHRIVNALKRRGVEALYSHQSEAVACALARRDCVIATPTASGKTLCYNLPVLHAVLQNPSARALYLFPTKALAQDQLAELGELSSFSDGKIHGFVYDGDTEPVKRRLARTEGHVVITNPDMLNSGILPHHTKWSDYFQNLQYIVVDELHTYRGIFGSHLANLFCRLARICEFYGSRPTFICCSATIANPAEHAEALTGRKMELITESGAPLSEKELVIYNPPVIDRNTGMRRSSLFETAKIATEALASGISTIVFTRSRLNVELLLTLIRGGLAKRGADPMMIMGYRGGYLPKERRKIEADLRSGALKGVVSTNALELGIDIGSLGLAVLHGYPGSIASAWQQIGRAGRRGGLSAAVMVASADPLDQFLASRPEWFYGAPAEKARIDPYNPYIQVSHVKCSAFELPFASGEKFGVQNVDEILEYLADHGVLHKVSEADGGRYYWQDDSYPASELSLRSATSENYTITDITIPQKPKVIGTMDRRSAPTLIFPDAIYFHGGRSYIVESLDTEKMQCFIREIDAEYYTDGDAALRINITDDFETQGNYGWGEVLVTETPTIFKKIKLATHENAGFGQINLPEEQMHTTACWIMTPESRAGDAELKVAMEGLEHLLRNAAPLFLMCDRGDILVTSRLKDLQLRRAAIYVIDNIPGGVGLAEGAFEVKDELVRAALGMLNACPCKTGCPACVGVFGGEYDVKGAVRALAEEILRGRK
- the metX gene encoding homoserine O-acetyltransferase translates to MREEHASVVLPRVTLPSGAYFEELAQAYGDYGEGGETILVCHALTGSWKLAGERRDGEPEPWWSGVVGDGLALDTRRFRVICFNNLGSPYGSTSPASVNPADGRRWAMRFPILSPRDAAFAQKAALEALGVKKLRAVVGGSLGGMIALEAAISFPEFAGSCALIAAPDRLYPQAIAFNAVQRQSIMDDPQWNGGDYEGAGPVNGLAAARMLAMITYKSEQTFTSRYMREMADGASGAWGGQFQIESYLRHHGQALVKRFDANCYLYLTRMMDLHDIGAGRGGLDAAWKRFAGRRLLGLGISSDMLFPNWQVEEAVRAAAKNGVAAYYEEIESDNGHDAFLMDFDQVDDYLREFLYGA
- a CDS encoding aminotransferase class I/II-fold pyridoxal phosphate-dependent enzyme — protein: MEFRAHGANPEKLYEQFGIPKPEKIYDFSTNTNAVPQRAGFVPDLRAALEDYPDGDCIALRAALAGEYGLPAENLLVTSGSNEAIYIIASYAASRENLLLQPVYGEYRTALEGYGARTRNIFSLGEAEGAENAAVWLCNPCNPTGALIPDAELDAAAERNPRTVFIIDEAYRDFVWTEELRGAPEILPNVVRLRSLTKIYDLCGARIGALAADEAAVKKIKARQPEWSVGGLAQQAALWRVADKTLKSRTREYYAREIPRLTNALNEAGFAARPTCANFFLMEIEDDEKFIRFMLARGIVVRHTRNFAGLDGRFVRIAARTSEEDDLLIAAAREYAAKG
- a CDS encoding helix-turn-helix transcriptional regulator produces the protein MSVGKTIRDLRKERGIRSQEELAYLLDTARQTVSSWERDICLPEGANLVKLANVLGTSVAHILGEDTARGRGQGPARPRKEKRYALNARSPEPFSISIERSENGKTVRYDLPPEDAEIFFPLVERLWKKIERKMESR
- a CDS encoding O-acetylhomoserine aminocarboxypropyltransferase/cysteine synthase family protein, which produces MADCKDYGFMTRALHEGWNCDPATGALGLPIYATAAYQFHDGAHAARLFNLEEEGFTYSRIANPTVKAFEDTLASLEGGVGAVALSSGQAALAHIVAALCEAGTNVVVSRKVYGGTLTLLQNLFSRFGVEAILVDGDHPCQAEQAVNDGTRAIFTETIGNPVINVAPLEALARIAKRQGVPLVVDNTFASPALCRPIEWGAHIVFHSTTKYISGFGNIVGGAVIDGGNFDWAAWADKFPGLAKPDAGYHGVTFTERFGRAAFAAKLRASILRDLGGCPSPFDAYLLRMSLGTLALRMKRHSENALEIARFLENHPQVEWVRYPGLESHPQHDMAEVYLKDGCGGMMAVEVKGGVDAGRRFVDALKMIHHAANLGESRTLVTHPASTTHSQLAPEQRRAAGISDGMLRLSVGIEDARDIIADLERGLAAAR
- a CDS encoding chitobiase/beta-hexosaminidase C-terminal domain-containing protein; translation: MKVLKRKLALVLALIAVLAMCGSALAQDGYVIINGTKYEQEAMIDALNPGSGIVTDNSVIEVYGEVNIRLSRMGGEHGLSGQDAFLVISADNVSVEGKTDDALLYPSEAVANGAWGTQNFITVFGSNVTIKDVAIMPKFDVDGDTNKTVEVCGEGFTMVNCTLTPNTKYSDASGTITSTADGGSLCISEGTNATITGTTFVKACVFANDPTEADVVTISGCTFDTPAEDTYFIGNTTWATPPSTDMGTMNVTDCKFINVPLGYDKVILHRMDGTFNLERNTVTLADGTAASLKDMIAFDSLERNGEIIEPTAEGAVVKLTEDGHVYSITPKKSDDGAYTPVSEDVTPDVAAPVATPAGGEYTEAQTVTLTAEDETAAIYYTTDGTDPTEASTLYSGAITIDNTTTLKAIAAVNGAYSAPLTEVYTITTGGPTSPDVPEEPTSPDIPPSSGGSGGGCSAGFGALALLAAVPMLFRRKK
- the cbiB gene encoding adenosylcobinamide-phosphate synthase CbiB — its product is MQIIMALLLDSLFGDPRGVPHPVAGIGRLISFYEKFFYGRPGSKAGGAMLAAAVLVTAGAAVSLVLSFAAYLGEWIYAAVNIYLLYAALAFKSLKDESAPVARLLADDDLEGARRQVGRIVGRDTEQLSESGVVRATVETIAESYIDGIVSVLFYMALGSLCGQAALFAWLFKAASTMDSMIGYDDERYHDFGWAAAKLDDLLNFVPARLGGLIAIAAGALAGMDWKRAWRTFRRDRLNHKSPNSAHGESVFAGLLGIQLGGGAFYGGEWEPRPTLGDDLREPEPDDIFRAQYVLNISVAICAVLIFAIR
- a CDS encoding amidohydrolase family protein encodes the protein MIIDFHTHVFPNTLAHPAMLKLHEQSRVPYESEAKVEDLLSAMKEAGVDKSVLLHIATKESQHQHVLEFAKETNSEKLISFGSVMPGSVSALEYVWKISDEGLKGVKLHTPLQRIDADDERIFPVYDLIRALNLILVFHAGWDATYRDEMRCSPQMLLNILKNFPGIKIIAAHMGGLHMQNEVMEYLAGKADLYFDTAYTADPWIDRPTMEKMIRMHGAERVLFGSDFPWHKPLHELEFVDSLGLSSEEKELILGGNARRLLGI